A genomic region of Papaver somniferum cultivar HN1 chromosome 7, ASM357369v1, whole genome shotgun sequence contains the following coding sequences:
- the LOC113292655 gene encoding uclacyanin-2-like: MAIPSATTTAMMVLLLVVPAVFAADYPITWSQGTSYDDWGSDKTLVAGDTITFTYGPTHSVNVVDKDAYDNCGSDSKKSYNDGSSKVPLVAGTMYFICPQGNHCAGGMKLSVKVGAAGTPTTPATPATPTPGTPAAKPTAPSGTNAATSSCNMNFLVIGGSLLLAPLFAFLG; encoded by the exons atggcAATTCCTAGCGCTACTACCACAGCCATGATGGTTCTTCTATTGGTGGTTCCAGCTGTTTTTGCTGCCGATTATCCAATCACTTGGAGCCAAGGCACCAGTTATGACGATTGGGGTTCAGACAAAACTTTAGTTGCCGGTGACACCATAA CTTTTACATACGGGCCAACGCATTCAGTAAACGTGGTAGACAAGGATGCCTATGATAACTGTGGGTCAGATTCCAAGAAGTCCTACAACGATGGAAGTAGCAAAGTTCCTTTAGTAGCTGGAACCATGTATTTCATATGCCCACAAGGAAATCATTGTGCTGGTGGAATGAAATTATCGGTCAAAGTTGGCGCAGCAGGCACGCCAACAACTCCTGCCACTCCAGCCACACCCACTCCCGGTACTCCTGCAGCAAAACCTACCGCACCAAGCGGAACTAATGCAGCAACTAGCAGTTGCAACATGAATTTCCTTGTGATCGGAGGTTCACTTTTGTTGGCTCCTTTGTTCGCATTTTTGGGCTAG